The following proteins are co-located in the Hydrogenophaga sp. RAC07 genome:
- a CDS encoding isocitrate lyase/PEP mutase family protein: MNQPRTLPRRLQQPKALLAPGVYDALTALVAQQAGFEAVYLSGASIAYTRLGRSDIGLTTATEVAQTLAHITDRVDIPVIVDADTGFGNALNTQRTVRDFERAGAAMIQIEDQTFPKRCGHLDGKGVVPVAEMQGKLRAALDARHDPNTLILARTDAVAVEGLDAALERAERYLECGVDALFIEALRSDEQMDRTCGQFARRVPLLANMVEGGQTPVQSAAELGARGFRIVIFPGGTARAVLHTLQGYYASLQAHQTTRPWQGRMLDFDGLNAAIETPQLLAQGRRYEDADQLTGETGP; this comes from the coding sequence GTGAACCAGCCCCGCACACTGCCTCGACGCCTTCAGCAGCCCAAGGCCTTGCTGGCACCGGGCGTGTACGACGCCCTGACCGCGCTGGTGGCGCAGCAGGCCGGGTTTGAGGCGGTGTACCTGTCGGGCGCGTCCATCGCCTACACCCGACTCGGCCGCTCCGACATTGGCCTGACCACCGCAACCGAAGTGGCCCAGACCCTGGCCCACATCACTGACCGGGTGGACATCCCGGTCATCGTGGACGCCGACACAGGCTTCGGCAACGCGCTCAACACGCAGCGCACGGTGCGCGACTTCGAACGCGCCGGCGCCGCGATGATCCAGATCGAAGACCAGACATTTCCCAAGCGCTGTGGCCACCTGGACGGCAAGGGCGTGGTGCCGGTGGCCGAGATGCAGGGCAAGCTGCGCGCCGCGCTCGATGCGCGGCACGACCCGAACACGCTGATCCTCGCGCGCACCGATGCGGTGGCGGTCGAAGGGCTGGACGCGGCCCTGGAGCGGGCCGAGCGTTATCTCGAGTGCGGGGTGGATGCCTTGTTCATCGAAGCCCTGCGGTCCGATGAACAGATGGACCGCACCTGTGGCCAATTCGCCAGGCGCGTGCCACTGCTGGCCAACATGGTCGAGGGTGGCCAGACACCGGTGCAAAGTGCTGCCGAGCTGGGTGCGCGTGGATTCAGGATCGTGATCTTTCCGGGCGGCACCGCGCGCGCGGTGCTGCACACCTTGCAGGGCTACTACGCCAGCCTGCAGGCGCACCAGACAACGCGGCCCTGGCAAGGAAGGATGCTCGATTTCGATGGTCTGAACGCGGCCATTGAAACCCCGCAGCTGCTGGCGCAGGGCCGACGCTACGAGGATGCGGATCAGCTGACGGGGGAAACTGGCCCGTGA
- a CDS encoding Spy/CpxP family protein refolding chaperone, which yields MKSRQTWVMVGLALLLGACSHPGGMGWGWGGGPGTMRAWPTMVGDGYGYGMGMGMMESPGAMVWGLERLDLSADQRTRIAAIQNELHERSWASMQAMHAGSSPMTTWAEEGAQRQRFEQMSALRQQMFNAHLEARKRILEVLTPQQRERLTGGLKPPG from the coding sequence GTGAAATCAAGACAGACATGGGTGATGGTGGGGTTGGCGCTGCTGCTGGGCGCGTGCAGCCATCCCGGTGGTATGGGCTGGGGCTGGGGCGGTGGCCCCGGCACGATGCGCGCCTGGCCGACCATGGTGGGCGATGGTTACGGCTATGGCATGGGCATGGGCATGATGGAATCTCCAGGCGCCATGGTCTGGGGATTGGAGCGGCTTGACCTGAGCGCCGATCAGCGCACGCGCATTGCCGCCATCCAGAACGAACTGCACGAGCGCTCGTGGGCGTCGATGCAGGCGATGCACGCGGGGAGCAGCCCGATGACGACTTGGGCCGAAGAAGGCGCACAGCGTCAGCGCTTCGAGCAGATGAGCGCGCTGCGCCAGCAGATGTTCAACGCCCACCTGGAGGCGCGGAAACGCATTCTGGAGGTGCTGACGCCCCAGCAACGCGAGCGGTTGACGGGCGGCCTCAAGCCGCCGGGGTGA
- a CDS encoding acyltransferase family protein, protein MSTPMSRAPAVERLPFIDALKAVGSQFIVLHHLAFYGPMSDWTYPLAPGLVGWFSQHARMAVQIFLVVAGFLAARSLAPDGVLRSERPLTLLWQRFVRVSLPLTAALLLAMVCTEIARVWMTHDSLPAPPTLWQFVAHALLIHSLLGVDSLSAGVWYVAIDVQLFALLLGLLWLGRRLGWVAPLLVVAVVLASLFHFNRDSGWDNWALYFFGAYGLGALAFWLSRAQAGRSAAVWLAAMVLITLLSLALDWRTRIALALGVALALAWAHRSGWLFTWPRSRALAYLGRISYGVFLLNFPVALVVNAWFTRYASPDAWTQTLGVLVAWLACNLAGAAFHHGVEQRLAGLGRARRPAVPLQAMAPDAEATGSQRSRK, encoded by the coding sequence ATGTCAACCCCGATGTCTCGCGCGCCCGCTGTTGAGCGCCTGCCCTTCATCGACGCACTCAAAGCCGTCGGTTCGCAGTTCATCGTGTTGCACCACCTGGCGTTTTACGGCCCCATGTCGGACTGGACGTACCCGCTCGCGCCGGGTCTGGTGGGCTGGTTCAGCCAGCATGCGCGCATGGCGGTGCAGATCTTTCTCGTGGTGGCGGGTTTCCTGGCCGCACGCAGCCTGGCGCCCGACGGTGTTCTGCGCAGCGAACGTCCACTGACCCTGCTCTGGCAGCGTTTTGTGCGGGTCAGCCTGCCGCTGACGGCGGCGCTCTTGCTGGCCATGGTGTGCACCGAAATCGCACGGGTCTGGATGACCCACGACTCGCTGCCGGCGCCGCCCACGCTGTGGCAGTTCGTGGCGCACGCGCTGTTGATCCACAGCCTGCTGGGGGTGGACTCGCTGTCGGCCGGCGTCTGGTACGTGGCCATCGACGTGCAGCTGTTTGCGCTGCTGCTGGGCCTGCTGTGGCTGGGCCGGCGGCTGGGGTGGGTGGCGCCGCTGCTGGTGGTGGCCGTGGTGCTGGCCTCGCTCTTTCACTTCAACCGCGACAGCGGATGGGACAACTGGGCCCTCTACTTTTTCGGTGCCTATGGCCTGGGCGCGCTGGCCTTCTGGTTGAGCCGGGCTCAGGCAGGACGCAGCGCCGCGGTCTGGCTGGCGGCCATGGTGCTGATCACCCTGTTGTCACTCGCGCTGGACTGGCGCACCCGCATTGCGCTCGCGCTGGGTGTGGCGCTGGCGCTGGCCTGGGCGCACCGCAGCGGCTGGCTGTTCACCTGGCCGCGCAGCCGCGCGCTGGCTTACCTGGGCCGCATCTCCTACGGGGTGTTTTTGCTGAACTTCCCGGTGGCGCTGGTCGTGAACGCGTGGTTCACGCGTTACGCCAGCCCCGATGCGTGGACACAGACGCTCGGCGTGCTGGTGGCCTGGCTGGCGTGCAACCTGGCGGGCGCGGCTTTCCACCACGGCGTGGAGCAGCGCCTGGCGGGACTGGGGCGGGCTCGTCGGCCCGCGGTGCCGCTTCAGGCGATGGCGCCGGACGCTGAAGCCACCGGATCGCAGCGCTCGCGCAAATAA
- a CDS encoding cyanophycin synthetase family protein produces MDSNRFALTVLRHRFLGGPNVWTYRSTMEVWLDLGELEQHPSHTIEGLTDRLLAWLPGLATHHCGVGEVGGFVQRLREGTWAGHVLEHCVIELLNLAGMPTGFGQTRSTSQPGVYRMVFRARNRATAEAALTHGHALLQAAMNNQAFDVTAAVKALHDVVDATWLGPSTAAIVNAATERGIPHLRLTEGNLVQLGQGARQRRIWTAETELTSAIAENIASDKDLTKTLLQSCGVPVPEGQIVASAAEAWEAAQDIGLPVVVKPSDANHGRGVSLELSEQADIERAFAIADAEGSDVIVERHILGNEHRVLVVGGRVVAANRGESLWVTGDGVATVKTLIDLQLNSDPRRGEAEEFPLETIHLEREPAMALLLERQGLGADAVPAEGQRVLVQRNGNMAYDCTDDVHPEVAYMASLAARAVGLDIAGIDMVTQDIGRPLHEVGGAIVEVNAGPGLLMHLRPAIGQPRPVGEAIVAQLFDPATPMAGRVPLIGVSGTRGTALLTRAAAFLLDLAGAPAGLASSEGIHIGRRRIERAGADYWEQCQRLLMNREIQGLAVETPPSLILDHGLPYDRCLVGVVTDLGGWEGLAHHDILDASGMPRVLRTQVDVVLAQGACVLNLDEPGVAALAEHCDGSSLGYGAGAVPDGVDMPRTVRWQADAVCLIDNGEVIARAPLAGITDMATAHILCGAAAAAWAAGLSPVLVAAGLQRFDTLPRV; encoded by the coding sequence ATGGATTCAAACCGTTTTGCGCTGACTGTGCTTCGCCACCGTTTCCTCGGAGGTCCGAACGTCTGGACCTACCGCTCCACGATGGAGGTGTGGCTGGACCTGGGTGAGCTGGAGCAGCACCCGTCCCACACCATCGAAGGCCTGACCGACCGGCTGCTGGCGTGGCTGCCCGGCCTGGCCACCCACCATTGCGGCGTGGGCGAGGTGGGGGGGTTTGTGCAGCGGCTGCGCGAGGGCACCTGGGCCGGCCATGTGCTGGAGCACTGCGTGATCGAACTGCTCAACCTGGCGGGCATGCCCACCGGCTTTGGCCAGACGCGCAGCACCAGCCAGCCCGGTGTCTACCGCATGGTGTTTCGCGCGCGCAACCGCGCCACCGCCGAAGCGGCCCTGACCCACGGCCATGCGCTCTTGCAGGCGGCGATGAACAACCAGGCCTTTGATGTGACTGCTGCCGTGAAGGCCCTGCACGACGTGGTCGACGCCACCTGGCTCGGCCCGTCCACGGCGGCCATTGTGAACGCGGCCACCGAGCGCGGCATTCCGCACCTGCGCCTGACCGAAGGCAACCTCGTGCAGCTCGGCCAGGGCGCGCGCCAGCGCCGCATCTGGACGGCGGAAACCGAGCTCACCAGTGCGATCGCCGAGAACATCGCCAGCGACAAGGACCTGACCAAAACCCTGCTGCAAAGCTGTGGCGTGCCGGTGCCCGAGGGCCAGATCGTGGCCAGCGCGGCCGAGGCCTGGGAAGCGGCGCAAGACATCGGGCTGCCGGTGGTGGTCAAGCCCAGCGACGCCAACCACGGGCGCGGCGTGTCGCTCGAACTGAGTGAGCAGGCCGACATCGAGCGCGCGTTTGCCATTGCCGATGCCGAGGGCAGCGACGTGATCGTGGAGCGCCACATCCTGGGCAACGAGCACCGCGTGCTGGTGGTGGGCGGGCGTGTGGTGGCGGCCAACCGGGGCGAGAGCCTGTGGGTCACCGGCGACGGTGTGGCCACGGTGAAAACGCTCATCGACCTGCAGCTCAACAGCGACCCGCGCCGCGGCGAGGCCGAAGAGTTTCCGCTCGAGACGATCCACCTGGAGCGTGAACCGGCCATGGCCCTGCTGCTGGAGCGCCAGGGCCTGGGGGCCGACGCCGTGCCCGCCGAGGGCCAGCGCGTGCTGGTGCAGCGCAACGGCAACATGGCCTACGACTGCACGGATGACGTGCACCCCGAGGTGGCCTACATGGCGAGCCTCGCCGCGCGCGCCGTGGGCCTGGACATCGCCGGCATCGACATGGTCACGCAGGACATCGGCCGTCCGCTGCACGAGGTGGGCGGCGCCATTGTGGAAGTGAACGCCGGCCCCGGTCTGCTCATGCACCTGCGCCCGGCCATCGGTCAGCCGCGCCCGGTGGGTGAAGCCATCGTGGCCCAGCTGTTCGACCCTGCCACGCCCATGGCCGGGCGTGTGCCCCTCATCGGGGTGAGCGGCACGCGAGGCACCGCGCTGCTGACCCGCGCCGCAGCCTTCCTGCTCGACCTGGCGGGCGCTCCTGCCGGCCTCGCATCGAGCGAAGGCATCCACATCGGGCGCCGGCGCATCGAGCGCGCGGGCGCCGACTACTGGGAGCAGTGCCAGCGCCTGCTCATGAACCGCGAGATCCAGGGCCTGGCGGTGGAAACCCCGCCTTCGCTGATCCTCGACCACGGCCTGCCCTACGACCGCTGCCTGGTGGGCGTGGTGACCGACCTCGGTGGCTGGGAAGGCTTGGCGCACCACGACATTCTTGATGCCTCGGGCATGCCGCGCGTGCTGCGCACCCAGGTCGACGTGGTGCTGGCGCAAGGAGCCTGCGTGCTCAACCTGGACGAACCCGGCGTGGCCGCGCTGGCCGAGCATTGCGACGGCAGCAGCCTGGGCTATGGCGCCGGTGCGGTGCCGGACGGCGTGGACATGCCACGCACCGTGCGCTGGCAGGCAGATGCGGTGTGCCTGATCGACAACGGCGAGGTGATCGCCCGCGCACCACTGGCCGGCATCACCGACATGGCGACCGCGCACATCCTGTGTGGTGCCGCCGCGGCGGCCTGGGCCGCTGGCCTGAGCCCGGTGCTGGTGGCCGCGGGCCTGCAGCGCTTTGACACCCTGCCGCGCGTCTGA
- a CDS encoding cysteine hydrolase family protein, translated as MNLQNARLGMVIVDLQNDFLAPDGAYARGNTLSAEAVQLPARMAPVAQAIKARGGLVTASLFTLWPDAQGEPMISAHLKERRPFLRKGDFAPGSRGQANVDLLAPLVDVSVFKVAYSAFFNTQLDWVLKKAGVDTLVICGIVTNGGVASTVRDAHVRDYHVVVLSDGCAAFSETAHQAALADMASVAEVMDSATFLKQLG; from the coding sequence ATGAACCTGCAGAACGCGCGGCTGGGCATGGTCATCGTCGACCTGCAGAACGATTTTCTGGCGCCCGACGGTGCCTACGCACGCGGCAATACATTGAGCGCCGAGGCGGTGCAACTGCCCGCGCGCATGGCCCCGGTGGCGCAAGCCATCAAGGCGCGGGGCGGGCTGGTCACGGCCAGCCTGTTCACGCTCTGGCCCGATGCACAGGGTGAACCCATGATCTCGGCCCACCTCAAGGAGCGCCGCCCCTTCCTCCGCAAGGGCGACTTTGCGCCCGGCAGCCGGGGCCAGGCCAATGTGGACCTGCTGGCTCCGCTGGTGGATGTGTCGGTGTTCAAGGTGGCGTACTCGGCCTTCTTCAACACCCAGCTCGACTGGGTGCTCAAGAAGGCGGGTGTGGACACCCTGGTGATATGCGGCATCGTCACCAACGGCGGCGTGGCCAGCACGGTGCGCGATGCGCATGTGCGCGACTACCACGTGGTCGTGCTGTCCGACGGTTGCGCGGCCTTCAGCGAGACCGCGCACCAGGCGGCCCTGGCCGACATGGCGTCGGTGGCCGAGGTGATGGACAGCGCCACGTTCTTGAAGCAACTGGGTTGA
- a CDS encoding FAD-dependent oxidoreductase — protein MTTPLPQVRPAHEMQADDHTPVVIVGAGACGLTAALALHRLGVECVVLERDAFPAGSTALSSGFIPAPLTRAQAAQGIHDSVDLFASDIQSKAHGDAASHLVQAYASQIGPALDALEAHHGVPWQVLDNFLYPGHSAHRMHAVPEKTGAGLMSRLQAAADAAGVMLLTQAQVTELWADEKQRVHGVGFVRPGGVVERLRCDVVLLACNGFGGAPAMVKNLLPEMAEATYAGHAGNDGSALHWGEQLGARSADLGAYQGHGSWAMPQGALISWALMMEGGVQINARGQRFHDETQGYSEAAVHVLAQPGGVAWNVFDDTLLAFAQGFPDFVAAQGAGAVQHAADTAALARIIGCPVDALQATLDAVQPGSEPLTGRTFKRALQAPFHAVKVTGALFHTQGGLDVDAQTRVLLQDGTPLPNLLAAGGAARGVSGGAVWGYLSGNGLLSAIAGGHIAAHTAAHCVQTLRPRAAP, from the coding sequence ATGACCACACCGTTGCCGCAAGTCCGCCCGGCCCACGAAATGCAGGCCGACGACCACACACCGGTGGTGATCGTGGGTGCGGGCGCCTGCGGCCTCACGGCCGCGCTGGCCCTGCACCGCCTGGGGGTGGAGTGCGTGGTGCTGGAGCGCGACGCGTTTCCGGCCGGCTCCACCGCATTGTCGTCGGGCTTCATTCCAGCGCCTCTCACGCGGGCGCAGGCCGCGCAGGGCATCCACGACAGCGTGGACCTGTTCGCCAGCGACATCCAGTCCAAGGCGCACGGCGATGCCGCGTCGCATCTGGTGCAGGCCTATGCCAGCCAGATCGGCCCCGCGCTTGATGCGCTGGAAGCGCACCACGGTGTGCCCTGGCAGGTGCTCGACAACTTTCTCTACCCCGGCCACAGCGCGCACCGCATGCACGCCGTGCCGGAGAAAACCGGCGCTGGTTTGATGAGCCGCCTGCAGGCCGCCGCCGACGCCGCCGGGGTGATGCTGCTCACACAGGCGCAGGTGACCGAACTCTGGGCCGACGAAAAACAACGCGTTCACGGCGTGGGTTTCGTGCGGCCCGGCGGCGTGGTGGAGCGCCTGCGTTGCGACGTGGTTCTGCTGGCCTGCAACGGCTTTGGCGGTGCCCCGGCCATGGTGAAGAACCTGCTGCCCGAGATGGCCGAGGCCACCTACGCCGGCCACGCGGGCAACGACGGCAGTGCCTTGCATTGGGGCGAGCAGCTCGGTGCGCGCTCGGCCGACCTGGGCGCTTACCAGGGCCATGGCTCGTGGGCGATGCCGCAAGGCGCGCTGATTTCCTGGGCGCTGATGATGGAGGGCGGCGTGCAGATCAATGCCCGGGGCCAGCGCTTTCACGACGAGACCCAGGGCTACTCGGAGGCGGCGGTGCACGTGCTGGCGCAGCCCGGTGGTGTGGCCTGGAACGTGTTCGACGACACCTTGCTGGCCTTCGCGCAGGGCTTCCCCGACTTTGTGGCCGCGCAGGGCGCGGGCGCGGTGCAACACGCAGCGGACACCGCAGCCTTGGCGCGGATCATCGGTTGTCCGGTGGACGCCTTGCAGGCCACGCTGGATGCCGTGCAGCCCGGGAGCGAACCGCTCACCGGCCGCACCTTCAAACGTGCGCTTCAGGCACCGTTTCATGCGGTCAAGGTCACCGGCGCCTTGTTCCACACCCAAGGCGGCCTCGACGTCGACGCGCAGACTCGGGTGCTGCTTCAGGACGGGACGCCCCTGCCCAATCTGCTGGCCGCTGGCGGCGCGGCGCGTGGCGTGTCAGGAGGCGCGGTCTGGGGCTACTTGTCGGGCAACGGCTTGCTCAGCGCGATCGCGGGCGGTCACATCGCCGCCCACACCGCCGCCCACTGTGTTCAAACCCTTCGACCAAGAGCGGCACCGTGA
- the cphA gene encoding cyanophycin synthetase, with amino-acid sequence MDISRIRALRGPNLWTRQTAIEAIVHCPPEERSLSSLPGFEAALRAQFPQLGRFPRPAADLSLANVLKLVALALQAQAGCPVSFSRCTETVETGTYQVVVEYTEEAVGREALKAAEQLIAAVRTQPGEAFDVEAVIARLREIDEDVRLGPSTGSIVNAAVARGIPFRRLTQGSLVQFGWGSRQRRIWAAEVDSTSAVSESIAQDKDLTKNLLRAAGVPVPLGRPVDSAEEAWAAAQYIGLPVVVKPRDGNQGKGVTVNIVSREHLELAYRVAAEYGQPMVEKYLPGSDYRLLVVGDRLIAAARRDPPQVTGDGVHTVAQLVAQVNADPQRGDGHGTSLTRMRIDEIALARLQIQGHTPDTVPAKGERVVLRNNANLSTGGTATDVTDDVHPEVAASAVAAARMVGLDVCGVDVVCETVLTPLEDQSGGVVEVNAAPGLRMHLSPSYGKGRAVGEAIVDHLFAPNQNGRIPVVAVTGTNGKTTTARLIAHLLHTQGYRVGMTNTDGVYVNGRQTDSGDCAGPRSARNVLMHPEVDAAVFETARGGVLREGLGFDRCQVAVVTNIGSGDHLGLNYITTVEDIAVLKRVVIQNVAPTGYGVLNAADPHCIRMAEVCTGEVIFFCGDGNNPVLATHRAQGRRAVWVEDGNIVALQGERRHEVALADIPMTLGGRIGFQVDNAMAALAAAWGLGIPWARIRKGLATFQSDPASVPGRFNLMTLRGATVIADYGHNPDAMRALVSAAEAMPAQRRMVVISGAGDRRDEDIREQTRILGAAFDEVILYEDACQRGRTEGEVTGLLREGLEGATRTTRIDTIQGEFVAIDTALARLQPGDLCLVLIDQVEAALRYLRERCDPVASASGAIA; translated from the coding sequence ATGGACATCTCCCGCATCCGTGCCTTGCGTGGTCCCAACCTCTGGACCCGCCAGACCGCCATCGAAGCCATCGTGCACTGCCCGCCCGAGGAGCGCTCGTTGAGCTCCCTGCCTGGGTTCGAGGCCGCCCTGCGTGCGCAGTTTCCGCAGCTCGGCCGTTTCCCGCGCCCGGCCGCCGACCTCTCGCTGGCCAATGTGCTCAAGCTGGTGGCGCTGGCCTTGCAGGCCCAGGCCGGCTGCCCTGTGAGCTTTTCGCGTTGCACCGAGACCGTGGAGACGGGCACCTACCAGGTGGTGGTGGAGTACACCGAAGAGGCCGTGGGGCGCGAGGCCCTCAAGGCCGCCGAGCAGCTCATTGCCGCCGTGCGCACCCAGCCAGGAGAGGCCTTCGACGTGGAGGCCGTGATTGCGCGCCTGCGCGAGATCGACGAAGACGTGCGCCTGGGCCCGTCCACCGGCTCCATCGTCAACGCGGCGGTGGCGCGCGGCATCCCGTTTCGCCGTCTCACGCAGGGCTCGCTGGTGCAGTTCGGCTGGGGCTCGCGCCAGCGCCGCATCTGGGCCGCCGAGGTGGACAGCACCAGCGCGGTGTCGGAGAGCATCGCGCAGGACAAGGACCTCACCAAGAACCTGCTGCGCGCCGCCGGCGTGCCGGTCCCGCTGGGTCGGCCGGTGGACAGCGCCGAAGAGGCCTGGGCCGCGGCGCAGTACATCGGCCTGCCGGTGGTGGTGAAGCCGCGCGACGGCAACCAGGGCAAGGGCGTGACCGTGAACATCGTCTCGCGCGAACACCTGGAGCTGGCCTACCGCGTGGCCGCCGAGTACGGGCAGCCGATGGTGGAGAAATACCTGCCCGGCAGCGATTACCGCCTGCTGGTGGTGGGTGATCGGCTCATTGCCGCGGCGCGGCGCGACCCGCCGCAGGTGACCGGCGATGGTGTGCACACGGTGGCGCAGCTGGTGGCCCAGGTGAATGCCGATCCGCAGCGCGGCGATGGCCATGGGACGTCGCTCACGCGCATGCGCATCGACGAGATCGCGCTGGCGCGCCTGCAGATCCAGGGCCACACGCCCGACACCGTGCCGGCCAAGGGCGAGCGCGTGGTGCTGCGCAACAACGCCAACCTCTCCACCGGTGGCACCGCCACCGACGTGACCGACGACGTGCACCCCGAGGTGGCCGCCAGCGCCGTGGCCGCGGCCCGCATGGTGGGCCTGGACGTGTGCGGTGTGGACGTGGTGTGCGAGACCGTGCTCACGCCGCTGGAAGACCAGAGCGGCGGCGTGGTGGAGGTGAACGCCGCGCCCGGCCTGCGCATGCACCTGAGCCCCTCGTACGGCAAGGGGCGCGCGGTGGGTGAGGCCATCGTCGATCATTTGTTCGCGCCCAACCAGAACGGCCGCATTCCGGTGGTGGCTGTGACCGGCACCAACGGCAAGACGACCACCGCGCGCCTGATCGCACACCTGCTGCACACGCAGGGCTACCGCGTGGGCATGACCAACACCGACGGCGTGTACGTGAACGGCCGCCAGACCGACAGCGGCGACTGCGCCGGCCCGCGCAGCGCGCGCAACGTGCTGATGCACCCCGAGGTGGACGCGGCCGTGTTCGAGACCGCGCGCGGCGGTGTGCTGCGCGAAGGCCTGGGGTTTGATCGCTGCCAGGTGGCCGTGGTCACCAACATCGGCTCGGGCGACCATCTCGGCCTGAACTACATCACCACCGTGGAAGACATCGCAGTGCTCAAGCGCGTGGTGATCCAGAACGTGGCGCCCACCGGCTACGGTGTGCTCAACGCAGCCGACCCGCACTGCATCCGCATGGCCGAGGTGTGCACCGGCGAAGTCATCTTCTTTTGCGGCGACGGCAACAACCCGGTGCTGGCCACGCACCGCGCGCAGGGCCGTCGCGCCGTGTGGGTGGAGGACGGGAACATCGTTGCCCTGCAAGGCGAACGCCGCCACGAAGTGGCGCTGGCCGACATTCCCATGACCCTGGGCGGCCGCATCGGCTTCCAGGTGGACAACGCCATGGCCGCGCTGGCCGCGGCCTGGGGCCTGGGCATTCCGTGGGCCCGCATTCGCAAGGGTCTGGCCACCTTCCAGAGCGACCCCGCCAGCGTGCCGGGCCGCTTCAACCTCATGACGTTGCGCGGCGCCACCGTGATCGCCGACTACGGCCACAACCCGGACGCCATGCGCGCCCTGGTCTCGGCCGCCGAGGCCATGCCGGCGCAGCGCCGCATGGTGGTCATCAGCGGCGCGGGCGACCGGCGCGACGAAGACATCCGCGAGCAGACCCGCATTTTGGGCGCGGCGTTCGACGAAGTGATCCTGTACGAAGACGCGTGCCAGCGTGGCCGCACCGAGGGCGAAGTCACGGGGCTGCTGCGTGAGGGCCTGGAGGGCGCCACGCGCACGACCCGCATCGACACCATCCAGGGCGAGTTCGTGGCCATCGACACAGCGCTCGCGCGCCTGCAACCGGGCGACCTCTGCCTGGTGCTGATCGACCAGGTGGAGGCGGCGCTGCGTTATTTGCGCGAGCGCTGCGATCCGGTGGCTTCAGCGTCCGGCGCCATCGCCTGA
- a CDS encoding SHOCT domain-containing protein, whose amino-acid sequence MNMWGHMDGWGPGWGWFAVGHVLWWVLLIVALIALLRWTIPSGGLRTGAATDNALALLRERFARGEIDENEYEARKRTLTRKDGP is encoded by the coding sequence ATGAACATGTGGGGACACATGGACGGGTGGGGGCCGGGTTGGGGGTGGTTCGCTGTGGGCCACGTGCTCTGGTGGGTGTTGCTGATCGTGGCGCTGATCGCTTTGTTGCGATGGACGATCCCAAGCGGCGGGCTTCGCACCGGGGCTGCGACCGACAACGCACTGGCACTTCTGCGCGAGCGCTTCGCGCGCGGCGAGATCGACGAGAACGAGTACGAGGCGCGCAAGCGCACGCTGACGCGCAAGGATGGCCCGTGA